A DNA window from Candidatus Bathyarchaeota archaeon contains the following coding sequences:
- a CDS encoding DUF362 domain-containing protein, whose protein sequence is MGNVRFDGLTESPREIFKRVASYAKKAPKVECKPLRCGPYIEDGRSIVALVRTDDRVEGIVEALNLIGDLDSVLAGRDGYVLVKPNLNSDDAFPGSVHPVTLRTVLRLLLDKGVPKDEIVVGDMSGPRWLPTRRVMELNGTLNVVKEFGVRASFFEDEEWVKVKPEKATTWPDGFRLARTVYDASRIISLPCLKTHRYGGVFTLSLKNAVGVINPADRSYLHNSERMRSLIAEINLGYSCDLVVLDGMRCFVSGGPDKGKVASPGVMIAGSDRVAIDAVGVSILKSLNAVGIANVPVKEQEQLKRATEVDLGQLSIENIELKTSNLAKDKEFPKLLNFIENELQ, encoded by the coding sequence CTGGGAAACGTGAGGTTTGATGGTTTGACAGAATCGCCTCGGGAGATCTTCAAAAGGGTTGCTTCCTACGCAAAGAAGGCGCCTAAAGTGGAGTGCAAGCCCTTGAGGTGTGGTCCTTACATTGAGGATGGGCGGAGTATTGTGGCTCTTGTTCGGACCGATGACAGGGTTGAAGGGATTGTAGAGGCATTGAATTTGATCGGTGACCTTGACTCTGTATTGGCTGGGCGGGATGGATATGTTTTAGTTAAGCCGAATCTTAACAGTGACGATGCTTTTCCGGGTAGTGTTCACCCAGTGACGCTTCGAACGGTTTTGCGATTGTTGTTGGATAAGGGAGTACCTAAGGATGAGATTGTTGTCGGCGACATGTCTGGTCCAAGGTGGCTTCCTACTCGTAGGGTTATGGAGCTGAATGGAACTTTGAATGTGGTGAAGGAGTTTGGTGTTAGGGCTTCATTTTTTGAGGATGAGGAGTGGGTGAAGGTGAAGCCTGAAAAGGCGACTACTTGGCCTGATGGTTTTAGGCTGGCGAGGACAGTTTATGATGCGTCAAGAATTATTTCGCTTCCCTGTCTAAAGACTCATCGGTACGGTGGGGTTTTTACGTTGAGTTTGAAGAATGCGGTTGGCGTGATTAATCCTGCGGACAGAAGTTATCTTCATAACAGTGAGCGGATGCGCAGTCTTATTGCTGAGATTAACCTCGGTTATTCCTGTGATCTTGTCGTTTTGGATGGTATGAGATGTTTTGTTTCTGGAGGGCCAGATAAGGGTAAGGTGGCTTCGCCAGGAGTCATGATCGCTGGAAGTGATAGAGTAGCCATCGACGCTGTTGGAGTATCTATCCTAAAATCTTTGAACGCGGTTGGAATAGCAAACGTGCCTGTTAAGGAACAAGAACAGCTCAAAAGAGCCACTGAAGTTGATTTAGGCCA
- a CDS encoding inositol-3-phosphate synthase: MSEIRVAIIGVGNCASALIQGVEYYKDVTEEVKVPGLMHVNFGGYHIRDVKFVAAFDVNRLKIGKDLGEAIFVEPNCCAKFASVPKLGIKVSRGPILDGVATHTRETFKAYDEKNCKSVNVADVLREAEADVLVNFLPVGSYEATRHHAQAALDVGCAFVNCMPEFVVSDRVWGERFKAKGLPAAGDDVKSQLGATILHRNLVRLCVDRGVKIEETYQLNLGGNTDFQNMTVEKRLKTKRISKTEAVTSMVPYDVPTRIGPSDYVPFLGDKKICYVFIKGRKFGNMPVTITGKLEVEDSPNSAGVVIDVVRAVKLALDRGIGGPLISISSYAFKHPPVQVPDDVARQWVEDFIAGKREV, encoded by the coding sequence TTGTCGGAAATTCGAGTTGCGATTATAGGTGTAGGTAACTGTGCTTCGGCTCTCATTCAAGGAGTGGAATATTACAAAGATGTGACAGAGGAAGTAAAGGTTCCCGGTCTGATGCACGTGAATTTCGGAGGCTACCACATTCGAGACGTAAAGTTTGTGGCTGCCTTCGACGTGAATAGGCTTAAGATTGGTAAGGATCTGGGAGAGGCTATTTTTGTGGAGCCAAACTGTTGTGCAAAGTTTGCCAGTGTGCCTAAGCTGGGTATCAAAGTTTCTAGAGGGCCGATTCTTGACGGCGTTGCAACTCACACTAGGGAGACTTTCAAAGCGTATGATGAGAAGAATTGTAAGTCTGTTAACGTAGCGGACGTTCTCAGAGAGGCTGAAGCAGACGTGTTGGTTAACTTTCTTCCTGTGGGAAGCTATGAAGCAACGCGGCACCATGCGCAGGCTGCTTTGGATGTTGGATGCGCGTTTGTGAATTGCATGCCTGAGTTTGTTGTTTCCGATCGTGTGTGGGGTGAACGGTTTAAGGCGAAAGGTTTGCCAGCGGCGGGGGATGATGTGAAAAGTCAGTTGGGCGCCACTATTTTGCATCGAAACTTGGTTAGATTATGCGTTGATCGTGGAGTGAAGATAGAAGAGACTTATCAGTTGAATTTGGGTGGGAACACGGATTTTCAGAATATGACTGTTGAGAAACGGCTGAAGACGAAGCGGATCAGCAAAACCGAGGCAGTGACGAGCATGGTTCCCTACGACGTTCCAACACGGATAGGTCCGTCAGATTATGTTCCCTTTCTCGGCGACAAAAAAATCTGCTACGTTTTTATCAAGGGTCGGAAGTTTGGGAATATGCCAGTGACGATTACGGGGAAGCTAGAGGTTGAGGATTCCCCGAACAGCGCTGGAGTTGTTATCGACGTTGTTAGAGCAGTGAAGCTGGCGTTAGACCGAGGAATAGGTGGACCGCTTATCAGCATTTCCTCATATGCGTTTAAGCACCCGCCTGTTCAAGTTCCTGACGATGTGGCAAGACAGTGGGTTGAAGACTTCATAGCTGGGAAACGTGAGGTTTGA
- a CDS encoding CoA-binding protein codes for MNLFFDPRSVAVVGASRKVMKAGHTIFRNFAENKRRGLFRGELYPVNPRERFILGFKCYPSITRIVGEVELVVIVVPAEIVPKIMKEAAIKGVKAAVIISGGFGEIGRHDLEEEVKTIAKDAGIRVLGPNCLGVFDPRTGVDMLFLPETKILTTGDEVITTPRPMSGRVAVVTQSGAFGVSALDYLAGKQLGISKFVSFGNKYDVAEPEMLHYLLHDEKTRVILLYVESIEAGREFMEVAKEVTTKKPIVALKLGRTEAGARAAMSHTGAIAGSDKIYDGVFTQVGIIRARNMEEFFDVGKAFAFQLPASGKNVAIITDAGGPGIMAADECESMGLNVGKFSSETIKKFEGLKREGKIPTFATNLNPLDLTGSVTSEMYEAGAKILLEDPEIHGVIVLGLHHTPGLLEDFVDRVARVSNDYAKPVVACDIGETEMAMYIRSRFDKFGIPAYFSPEDAARAMAALVKYGLYLKKNDCFKQYLESFWEWAKK; via the coding sequence ATGAACCTGTTTTTTGACCCACGTTCAGTTGCAGTTGTAGGTGCCTCCCGCAAAGTTATGAAAGCAGGACACACAATTTTCAGAAACTTTGCTGAAAACAAGCGAAGAGGTCTCTTCAGAGGAGAGTTGTATCCAGTTAATCCGCGTGAACGGTTTATTCTCGGGTTCAAATGTTACCCGTCCATTACAAGAATTGTCGGAGAAGTTGAACTAGTCGTCATCGTAGTTCCTGCCGAGATCGTTCCAAAGATTATGAAAGAAGCCGCTATCAAAGGCGTGAAGGCAGCCGTGATTATCAGTGGTGGCTTCGGTGAAATCGGCAGACATGATCTTGAAGAAGAGGTAAAGACGATCGCCAAAGATGCAGGAATTCGAGTGCTGGGGCCAAACTGCCTCGGAGTTTTCGATCCCCGCACTGGTGTGGACATGCTCTTTCTCCCTGAAACGAAGATTCTTACCACCGGAGACGAGGTGATCACCACTCCACGTCCTATGTCTGGACGCGTCGCCGTCGTTACCCAAAGCGGGGCCTTCGGAGTGTCAGCCTTGGACTATCTCGCCGGCAAACAGTTGGGCATAAGCAAGTTTGTGAGTTTCGGAAACAAATACGATGTGGCTGAACCTGAAATGCTTCATTATCTCTTGCATGACGAGAAAACCCGAGTTATTCTTCTGTACGTCGAAAGCATAGAGGCGGGAAGAGAGTTCATGGAGGTTGCGAAGGAGGTCACGACCAAAAAACCCATAGTTGCCCTGAAGTTAGGAAGGACAGAAGCAGGGGCGAGAGCAGCGATGTCCCACACTGGAGCCATTGCAGGTTCCGACAAAATCTACGACGGTGTTTTCACACAAGTCGGCATCATAAGAGCTAGAAACATGGAAGAATTCTTCGACGTAGGCAAAGCCTTCGCCTTTCAGCTACCAGCGTCAGGAAAAAACGTTGCCATAATCACTGACGCTGGCGGGCCCGGTATAATGGCGGCTGACGAATGTGAGTCGATGGGGCTGAATGTAGGAAAGTTTTCGAGTGAGACTATCAAAAAGTTTGAAGGGCTCAAGAGAGAGGGCAAAATTCCCACGTTCGCAACCAATTTGAACCCCCTTGACCTTACAGGCTCCGTGACCTCGGAAATGTATGAAGCTGGTGCTAAGATTCTGCTGGAAGATCCTGAGATTCACGGCGTCATTGTGCTCGGGCTGCATCATACTCCTGGTCTGCTGGAAGATTTTGTCGACAGGGTGGCGAGGGTGTCGAATGACTATGCGAAACCTGTAGTGGCTTGTGACATAGGTGAGACTGAGATGGCCATGTACATTCGGTCAAGGTTTGACAAGTTTGGAATTCCCGCGTATTTTTCGCCTGAGGATGCAGCGCGGGCGATGGCTGCTCTCGTCAAGTATGGTTTGTATTTGAAGAAAAACGATTGTTTTAAGCAGTATCTGGAAAGTTTTTGGGAGTGGGCTAAGAAGTAG